The Triticum aestivum cultivar Chinese Spring chromosome 3A, IWGSC CS RefSeq v2.1, whole genome shotgun sequence genome includes a region encoding these proteins:
- the LOC123059391 gene encoding probable glutathione S-transferase translates to MTEPVKLIGAFGSPFVHRAKVALHLKGVAYELITEDLSNKSELLLRHNPVHHRVPVLLHGDKPICESLVIVEYIDEAFDGPPLLSADPGERAEARFWAKFFAEKCLMSVWLALWTEGETRKLLMEDAKEHLMIVETQLKEKRFFGGAAIGLADIAGASVLSHWAGVLQEVAGITVMSDDEYPAIHRWMEDYNADEVVMECLPDREQLVSHFTAIRGKCIAAGKSMLPNYVASK, encoded by the exons ATGACGGAACCGGTGAAGCTCATCGGCGCCTTcggcagtccgttcgtccaccgtGCCAAGGTCGCCCTGCACCTCAAGGGAGTCGCCTACGAGCTCATTACGGAAGACCTCTCCAACAAGAGCGAGCTGCTGCTCCGCCACAACCCCGTCCACCACAGGGTGCCCGTGCTCCTCCACGGCGACAAGCCCATCTGCGAGTCGCTGGTCATCGTTGAGTACATCGACGAGGCCTTTGATGGCCCGCCGCTCCTGTCAGCAGACCCCGGCGAGAGGGCCGAGGCCCGCTTCTGGGCCAAGTTCTTTGCGGAAAAG TGCCTGATGTCGGTGTGGCTGGCGCTGTGGACGGAGGGCGAGACACGGAAGCTTCTCATGGAAGATGCTAAGGAACACTTGATGATAGTGGAGACGCAACTCAAGGAGAAGAGATTCTTCGGTGGCGCTGCTATCGGCCTCGCCGACATCGCCGGCGCCAGCGTTCTGTCCCACTGGGCGGGCGTGCTGCAAGAGGTTGCTGGGATAACCGTCATGAGTGATGACGAGTATCCTGCTATCCACCGGTGGATGGAGGACTACAACGCCGACGAAGTTGTCATGGAGTGCCTGCCAGATCGGGAGCAGCTTGTGTCCCACTTCACTGCTATCAGAGGAAAGTGCATCGCCGCGGGGAAGTCCATGCTACCCAATTATGTAGCCAGCAAATAG